A genomic stretch from Burkholderia pyrrocinia includes:
- a CDS encoding NUDIX hydrolase, with product MKFCSVCGHEVIARIPPGDNRERFVCDHCGTIHYQNPRNVVGTVPVWGDQILLCRRAIEPRYGFWTLPAGFMEMGETTAEAAARETLEEAGARVEVQNLFTLLNVPHVHQVHLFYLARLTDPGFEAGEESLEVKLFDEADIPWDEIAFPTVSQTLRFFFADRAAGDYGVHTGDIFRSLRNG from the coding sequence ATGAAATTCTGCTCCGTCTGCGGCCACGAAGTCATCGCGCGTATTCCTCCCGGCGACAACCGCGAGCGCTTCGTCTGCGATCACTGCGGCACGATCCATTACCAGAATCCGCGCAACGTCGTCGGCACGGTCCCGGTCTGGGGCGATCAGATCCTGCTGTGCCGCCGCGCGATCGAACCGCGCTACGGATTCTGGACGCTGCCCGCGGGCTTCATGGAAATGGGCGAAACGACGGCCGAAGCCGCCGCGCGCGAAACGCTCGAGGAAGCCGGCGCGCGCGTCGAGGTACAGAACCTGTTCACGCTGCTCAACGTGCCGCACGTGCACCAGGTCCATCTGTTCTACCTCGCGCGGCTCACCGATCCGGGTTTCGAAGCCGGCGAGGAAAGCCTCGAAGTGAAGCTGTTCGACGAAGCCGACATCCCGTGGGACGAAATCGCGTTCCCGACCGTCAGCCAGACCCTGCGATTCTTCTTCGCCGATCGCGCCGCCGGCGACTACGGCGTGCACACCGGCGATATCTTCCGCTCGCTGCGCAACGGCTGA
- a CDS encoding heme-degrading domain-containing protein: MDIAHDLQSIGAQEQALVFPHFDPARAWALGNRMHALATSRGHAIAIDIVTFGQPLFYAALAGATPDNADWVRRKRNVVAHFRRSSYAIGLRMQQAGATLADKHGLPIAEYSPHGGSFPLTVAGAGVIGSITASGLPQRADHEFVVEALCAELGQDYAVLALARS, encoded by the coding sequence ATGGACATCGCTCACGATCTTCAATCGATCGGCGCGCAGGAACAGGCGCTCGTGTTTCCCCATTTCGACCCGGCCCGCGCGTGGGCGCTCGGCAACCGGATGCATGCGCTCGCGACGTCGCGCGGCCATGCCATCGCGATCGACATCGTCACGTTCGGCCAGCCGCTGTTCTACGCGGCGCTTGCCGGTGCGACCCCCGACAACGCCGACTGGGTCCGCCGCAAGCGCAACGTCGTCGCGCATTTCCGGCGCAGCTCGTATGCGATCGGCCTGCGCATGCAGCAGGCGGGCGCCACGCTGGCGGACAAGCACGGGCTGCCGATCGCCGAATATTCGCCGCACGGCGGTTCGTTTCCGCTGACCGTCGCGGGCGCCGGCGTGATCGGCTCGATCACCGCGTCGGGGCTGCCGCAGCGCGCGGACCACGAATTCGTCGTCGAGGCGCTGTGTGCCGAGCTCGGCCAGGACTACGCCGTGCTGGCCCTCGCAAGGAGCTGA
- a CDS encoding DMT family transporter: protein MQLPGYAWLAIAIVAEVVGTSALRAADGFTRFWPSALVVAGYGIAFYCLSLTLRTMPVGIIYAVWSGAGIVLITLVAMLLYRQVPDVPAVIGLGLIISGVVVLNLFSKMQAH, encoded by the coding sequence ATGCAGCTTCCCGGATACGCATGGCTCGCGATCGCGATCGTCGCGGAAGTGGTCGGCACGTCCGCGCTGCGCGCGGCGGACGGCTTCACGCGCTTCTGGCCGTCGGCGCTCGTCGTCGCCGGTTACGGCATCGCGTTCTACTGCCTGTCGCTGACGCTGCGCACGATGCCCGTCGGCATCATCTATGCAGTCTGGTCGGGCGCCGGCATCGTGCTGATCACGCTCGTCGCGATGCTGCTCTATCGTCAGGTGCCGGACGTGCCGGCGGTGATCGGTCTCGGGCTGATCATCTCGGGCGTCGTGGTGCTGAACCTGTTCTCGAAGATGCAGGCGCACTGA
- a CDS encoding enoyl-CoA hydratase/isomerase family protein, whose product MTDSTSVAVSAESAQPDVRAYIANRIGFLELNRPKALNALSGGMIRLMQQALDAWRDDPEVVAVVVHSPHPRAFCAGGDVRFFHDAWQRGDRDAIDAFFIDEYTLNHTIFTYPKPYIALMHGVVMGGGMGISQAARHTGGLRVVTDSTKMAMPETRIGLFPDVGMSWFLARTPGAIGRYLAVTGATLDAAGALYAQLADVYLPDAALPALLDTLRSVRIDSGAQAVACVADAAAAHKVVPTPDTSALADARAGIDRHFAQPDVNAILASLDAEPDCAAVDGWVEKATHAMRGQLSPLSMAVSLEVVERARGATMADCLRRDLDLTRSTFARGDVIEGVRALIVDKDHQPAWRFKSAADIDRAEVLAMFDSPWTPDTHPLRNLKD is encoded by the coding sequence ATGACCGATTCCACTTCCGTTGCCGTTTCCGCCGAATCCGCCCAGCCTGACGTGCGCGCCTATATCGCGAACCGCATCGGTTTTCTCGAACTGAACCGGCCGAAGGCATTGAACGCGCTGTCGGGCGGCATGATCCGGCTGATGCAGCAGGCGCTCGACGCGTGGCGCGACGATCCGGAGGTGGTTGCGGTCGTCGTGCACAGTCCGCATCCGCGCGCGTTCTGCGCGGGCGGCGACGTGCGCTTTTTCCACGACGCATGGCAGCGCGGCGACCGCGATGCGATCGACGCGTTCTTCATCGACGAATACACGCTGAACCATACGATTTTCACCTATCCGAAGCCCTATATCGCGCTGATGCACGGCGTCGTGATGGGCGGCGGCATGGGTATTTCGCAGGCGGCGCGGCATACGGGCGGCCTGCGCGTCGTGACTGATTCGACGAAGATGGCGATGCCCGAAACGCGCATCGGCCTGTTCCCGGATGTCGGGATGAGCTGGTTTCTCGCGCGCACGCCCGGCGCGATCGGTCGTTATCTCGCCGTGACGGGCGCGACGCTCGACGCGGCCGGTGCGCTGTACGCGCAGCTCGCCGACGTCTATCTGCCCGATGCCGCGCTGCCGGCGCTGCTCGATACGCTACGCAGCGTGCGCATCGACAGCGGTGCGCAGGCCGTCGCCTGCGTGGCGGACGCGGCTGCCGCGCACAAGGTCGTGCCGACGCCGGACACGTCGGCACTGGCCGATGCGCGTGCCGGGATCGACCGCCATTTCGCGCAGCCCGACGTCAATGCGATCCTCGCGTCGCTCGATGCCGAGCCGGATTGCGCGGCCGTCGACGGGTGGGTCGAGAAGGCGACCCATGCGATGCGCGGCCAGCTGTCGCCGCTGTCGATGGCCGTGTCGCTCGAAGTCGTCGAGCGCGCACGCGGCGCGACGATGGCCGATTGCCTGCGGCGCGATCTCGATCTCACGCGCTCGACGTTCGCGCGCGGCGACGTGATCGAAGGCGTGCGCGCACTGATCGTCGACAAGGATCACCAGCCGGCCTGGCGCTTCAAGTCGGCCGCCGACATCGATCGGGCTGAGGTGCTCGCGATGTTCGACAGCCCGTGGACGCCCGACACGCATCCGCTGCGGAACCTGAAGGATTGA
- the ssuD gene encoding FMNH2-dependent alkanesulfonate monooxygenase: MNVFWFIPTHGDSRYLGTAEGARAADYDYFKQVAVAADTLGYEGVLLPTGRSCEDAWVVASSLIPATQRLKFLVAIRPGIASPGLSARMAATFDRLSGGRLLINVVTGGDAAELEGDGLFADHDTRYEITDDFLNIWRGLLAASHDNGGFDYIGKHLQSKGGKALYPPVQRPHPPLWFGGSSPAAHAIAADHIDTYLTWGEPPEAVAKKIADIRARAEARGRKIKFGIRLHVIVRETEDEAWRDAERLISRLDDDTIARAQKAFANMDSEGQRRMAALHGGKRGGREALEVYPNLWAGVGLVRGGAGTALVGNPEQVAERMREYADLGIETFILSGYPHLEESYRFAELVFPLIKGKGAQRPAGPLSGPFGEIVGNNYLPKASQS; encoded by the coding sequence ATGAATGTGTTCTGGTTTATCCCCACTCATGGCGACAGCCGCTACCTCGGCACGGCCGAAGGCGCGCGCGCCGCGGATTACGATTATTTCAAGCAGGTCGCCGTCGCGGCGGACACGCTTGGGTACGAAGGCGTGCTGCTGCCGACCGGTCGTTCCTGCGAGGATGCGTGGGTCGTTGCGTCGAGCCTCATTCCGGCGACGCAGCGCCTGAAGTTCCTGGTTGCAATTCGTCCCGGCATCGCGTCGCCGGGGCTGTCGGCGCGCATGGCCGCGACGTTCGACCGCCTGTCGGGCGGCCGCCTGCTGATCAACGTCGTGACGGGCGGCGATGCGGCCGAACTCGAAGGCGACGGCCTGTTCGCCGATCACGATACGCGTTACGAGATCACCGACGACTTCCTGAACATCTGGCGCGGGCTGCTTGCCGCGTCGCACGACAACGGCGGCTTCGACTACATCGGCAAGCACCTGCAGTCGAAGGGCGGCAAGGCGCTTTATCCGCCCGTGCAGCGTCCGCATCCGCCGCTGTGGTTCGGTGGCTCGTCGCCGGCCGCGCACGCGATTGCCGCCGATCATATCGATACCTATCTGACCTGGGGCGAGCCGCCCGAGGCGGTCGCGAAGAAGATCGCCGACATCCGTGCCCGCGCGGAGGCGCGCGGCCGCAAGATCAAGTTCGGCATTCGCCTGCACGTGATCGTGCGCGAGACCGAGGACGAAGCATGGCGCGATGCCGAGCGCCTGATCAGCCGCCTCGACGACGACACGATCGCTCGTGCGCAGAAGGCGTTCGCGAACATGGACTCGGAAGGTCAGCGCCGGATGGCCGCGCTGCACGGCGGCAAGCGCGGCGGCCGCGAGGCGCTCGAGGTGTATCCGAACCTGTGGGCCGGCGTCGGTCTCGTGCGCGGCGGCGCGGGCACCGCGCTCGTCGGCAATCCCGAGCAGGTTGCCGAGCGCATGCGCGAATACGCGGACCTCGGCATCGAGACGTTCATCCTGTCCGGCTACCCGCACCTCGAGGAGTCGTATCGCTTTGCCGAACTCGTGTTCCCGCTGATCAAGGGCAAGGGCGCGCAGCGGCCGGCCGGCCCGCTGTCGGGGCCGTTCGGCGAGATCGTCGGCAACAACTATCTGCCGAAGGCAAGCCAGAGCTGA
- the ssuC gene encoding aliphatic sulfonate ABC transporter permease SsuC, whose product MTTKTSTTGAAVAARAWRGVAPWLVPLALLVVWEVGARTGWLSTRVLPEPVAVVRAAWSLVTSGEMWANVKVSTWRALFGFAIGGGVGLALGLATGLSKAAEVALDSTIQMIRNIPALAMIPLVILWFGIDEKAKLFLVALGVFFPVYINTYHGIRSVDANLIEMAKSYGVRGFALYRDVILPGALPSILVGVRFALGLMWVMLIVAETISAQSGIGYMTMNAREFLQTDVVVVGILLYAVLGKLADVLAKWLERVTLRWHPAYQSGAKA is encoded by the coding sequence ATGACAACGAAAACGTCGACGACGGGTGCCGCCGTGGCCGCCCGCGCATGGCGCGGCGTCGCGCCGTGGCTCGTGCCCCTCGCGCTGCTGGTTGTGTGGGAAGTCGGCGCGCGCACCGGCTGGCTGTCGACCCGCGTGCTGCCCGAGCCGGTGGCGGTCGTGCGGGCGGCGTGGTCGCTCGTGACGTCGGGCGAAATGTGGGCGAACGTGAAAGTGAGCACGTGGCGCGCGCTGTTCGGTTTTGCGATCGGTGGCGGCGTCGGTCTCGCGCTGGGGCTTGCAACCGGCCTGTCGAAGGCCGCCGAGGTCGCGCTCGATTCGACGATCCAGATGATCCGCAACATCCCGGCGCTCGCGATGATTCCGCTCGTGATCCTGTGGTTCGGCATCGACGAGAAGGCGAAGCTGTTCCTCGTCGCGCTCGGCGTGTTCTTCCCGGTCTACATCAACACGTATCACGGGATCCGCTCGGTCGACGCGAACCTGATCGAAATGGCGAAGAGTTACGGCGTGCGCGGCTTCGCGCTGTACCGCGACGTGATCCTGCCCGGTGCGTTGCCGTCGATTCTCGTCGGCGTGCGCTTCGCGCTCGGGCTGATGTGGGTGATGCTGATCGTCGCGGAAACCATCTCCGCGCAGTCGGGCATCGGCTACATGACGATGAACGCGCGTGAATTCCTGCAAACCGATGTGGTGGTGGTCGGCATCTTGCTGTACGCGGTGCTCGGCAAGCTGGCCGATGTGCTGGCGAAATGGCTCGAACGCGTGACGCTGCGCTGGCACCCCGCTTACCAATCAGGAGCAAAGGCATGA
- a CDS encoding ATP-binding cassette domain-containing protein, protein MNATTSAAAYGPLAGADLEAELAQARVADGDARDAAILDRDGSASVVPLARRRAGSPAPDDAVTLSGVSKRFGARTVLDNVELGIARGSFVAIVGRSGCGKSTLLRLVAGLEQPSSGALVTRGDGGGALDTRIMFQDARLLPWKTVLQNVMLGLGRGARDDARAVLDEVGLLERANDWPAQLSGGQRQRVSLARALVHRPQLLLLDEPLGALDALTRIEMHALIERLWREHRFTALLVTHDVQEAVALGDRILLIEQGRVALDQPVPLDRPRARASAAFAALEDRVLKRVLAGGPGTAEPGAVHEADNVRPVGQIRWAV, encoded by the coding sequence ATGAATGCGACGACTTCGGCGGCCGCCTACGGCCCGCTCGCCGGCGCAGACCTCGAGGCCGAGCTCGCGCAGGCACGCGTCGCGGACGGCGATGCGCGCGACGCGGCAATCCTCGATCGTGACGGCAGCGCATCCGTCGTTCCGCTCGCGCGGCGGCGCGCGGGAAGCCCGGCGCCCGACGACGCGGTGACGCTGTCGGGCGTCAGCAAGCGCTTCGGCGCGCGCACCGTGCTCGACAACGTCGAACTCGGCATTGCGCGCGGCAGCTTCGTCGCGATCGTCGGTCGCAGCGGTTGCGGCAAGTCGACGCTGTTGCGTCTCGTCGCGGGACTCGAGCAGCCGAGCAGCGGCGCGCTCGTGACGCGCGGCGACGGCGGCGGTGCGCTCGATACGCGGATCATGTTCCAGGATGCGCGCCTGCTGCCGTGGAAAACCGTGCTGCAGAACGTGATGCTCGGCCTCGGGCGCGGCGCGCGCGACGACGCGCGCGCGGTGCTCGATGAAGTCGGCCTGCTGGAGCGGGCGAACGACTGGCCCGCGCAACTGTCGGGCGGTCAGCGGCAGCGTGTGTCACTGGCGCGGGCGCTCGTGCACCGGCCGCAACTGCTGCTGCTCGACGAGCCGCTCGGCGCGCTCGACGCGTTGACCCGCATCGAGATGCATGCGCTGATCGAGCGCTTGTGGCGCGAGCATCGGTTCACCGCGCTGCTCGTCACGCACGACGTGCAGGAGGCTGTCGCGCTCGGCGACCGCATCCTGCTCATCGAGCAGGGGCGCGTGGCGCTCGACCAGCCCGTCCCGCTCGACCGGCCGCGTGCTCGCGCATCGGCGGCGTTTGCGGCGCTGGAAGACCGCGTGCTGAAGCGCGTGCTTGCCGGCGGGCCTGGCACGGCCGAACCGGGCGCGGTGCATGAAGCAGACAACGTTCGACCGGTCGGGCAGATCCGCTGGGCCGTTTAA
- a CDS encoding TOBE domain-containing protein → MSITAINVRNQFKGKVKEIIRGPVVSEVDVETPFGIVTSVITTRSVDELELKVGAEVVALVKSTEVSIARL, encoded by the coding sequence ATGAGCATCACTGCAATCAACGTGCGTAACCAGTTCAAAGGCAAGGTGAAGGAGATCATTCGCGGGCCGGTGGTGTCCGAGGTCGATGTCGAGACGCCGTTCGGCATCGTCACGTCGGTGATCACGACCCGCTCGGTCGACGAGCTCGAACTGAAAGTCGGCGCGGAAGTCGTCGCGCTCGTGAAGTCGACCGAAGTATCGATCGCGCGTCTCTGA
- the dusA gene encoding tRNA dihydrouridine(20/20a) synthase DusA: MLDWTDRHCRSFHRTLTRDTWLYTEMITTGALLFGDAQRHLAFTPNESPVALQLGGSERDDLARAAKLGEQWGYDEINLNCGCPSERVQRGAFGACLMNEPQLVADCVKAMRDAVSVPVTVKHRIGVDAVEDYAFVRDFVGTVAEAGCETFVVHARNAILKGLSPKENREIPPLKYDYAYQLKRDFPSLEIVINGGIKTLDEVAQHLEHVDGVMLGREAYHNPYVLAEVDARFYGSTGAVPTREESEAQLIEYCAAELKRGTYLGAIVRHALGLYRGVPGARGWRRVLSDNKKLARGDLAVFDEARAHLNEAEEFFEKKALQDSKDFV; this comes from the coding sequence ATGCTCGACTGGACCGATCGCCATTGCCGGTCGTTCCACCGTACGCTGACGCGCGATACGTGGCTGTATACGGAGATGATCACGACGGGCGCGCTGCTGTTCGGCGATGCCCAGCGGCATCTCGCGTTCACGCCGAACGAATCGCCGGTCGCGCTGCAGCTTGGCGGCAGCGAACGCGACGATCTCGCGCGCGCCGCGAAGCTCGGCGAGCAGTGGGGCTACGACGAAATCAACCTGAATTGCGGATGTCCGTCCGAGCGCGTGCAGCGCGGCGCGTTCGGCGCGTGCCTGATGAACGAGCCGCAGCTCGTCGCCGACTGTGTGAAGGCGATGCGCGATGCGGTGTCGGTGCCGGTTACGGTCAAGCACCGGATCGGTGTCGACGCGGTCGAGGACTACGCGTTCGTGCGCGACTTCGTCGGCACGGTGGCCGAGGCCGGCTGCGAAACGTTCGTCGTGCATGCGCGCAACGCGATCCTGAAGGGGCTGTCGCCGAAGGAGAATCGCGAGATCCCGCCGCTGAAGTACGACTATGCGTATCAGTTGAAGCGCGATTTTCCGTCGCTGGAGATCGTCATCAACGGTGGCATCAAGACGTTGGACGAGGTTGCTCAGCATCTCGAGCATGTCGACGGCGTGATGCTCGGCCGCGAGGCGTATCACAACCCGTATGTGCTCGCGGAGGTCGATGCGCGCTTCTACGGATCGACGGGTGCGGTGCCGACGCGCGAAGAATCTGAAGCGCAACTGATCGAGTACTGCGCGGCCGAACTGAAGCGTGGGACCTATCTCGGCGCGATCGTGCGGCATGCGCTCGGGCTGTATCGCGGCGTGCCCGGCGCGCGCGGCTGGCGTCGCGTGCTGTCCGACAACAAGAAGCTCGCGCGCGGCGATCTGGCCGTGTTCGACGAGGCGCGCGCGCATCTGAACGAAGCCGAAGAATTTTTTGAAAAAAAGGCTTTGCAAGATTCAAAAGACTTCGTATAA
- a CDS encoding GNAT family N-acetyltransferase, which translates to MPETRTTLRVATAHDAPLIARLHTLSWQTAYSHILPAAYLSDEVPAEHAVRWRKYLDRNENEWGLVLIAESDGEPVGFVSAERPVDPARGVLLDCLHVHPSHHGSGTGKRMIEAVRAWARTIGVDKVHLSVLEGNVRAIGFYEHNGWQLAGIETSRIGQTEVTDRIYTIQA; encoded by the coding sequence ATGCCGGAAACCCGGACCACGCTTCGCGTCGCGACAGCGCACGACGCGCCCCTCATCGCTCGCCTGCACACCCTGAGTTGGCAAACCGCATACAGCCATATCCTTCCGGCGGCCTATCTGTCCGACGAGGTGCCGGCGGAACACGCGGTCCGGTGGCGGAAATATCTCGATCGCAATGAAAATGAGTGGGGCCTCGTGTTGATCGCCGAATCTGATGGCGAGCCCGTCGGCTTCGTCAGTGCCGAACGCCCGGTCGATCCGGCGCGCGGCGTGCTGCTCGACTGCCTGCACGTCCATCCTTCGCATCACGGCAGCGGTACGGGCAAACGCATGATCGAAGCCGTTCGCGCGTGGGCCCGGACGATCGGCGTGGACAAGGTCCATCTGTCGGTGCTGGAGGGCAACGTGCGCGCGATCGGCTTTTATGAGCACAACGGCTGGCAATTGGCGGGTATCGAAACGAGCCGGATCGGCCAGACGGAGGTCACCGATCGGATCTACACGATACAGGCCTAG
- a CDS encoding plasmid fertility inhibition factor family protein translates to MTLARAQLNGVDVWIIQLPGHAPYAYTHLKRVFPSDDSRHQVVTIDLTKLLTCADRDTTDYVLPSVQYWAPGKAAGIREFLDPDQDKIPDMPFITFRETRTRTLLGIPGLSKVGVASFRNGQHRARYLAYAGATTLPVEVHETEADLLVRYCGE, encoded by the coding sequence ATGACGCTCGCCCGCGCACAACTGAATGGCGTAGATGTCTGGATCATCCAGCTTCCCGGGCACGCCCCCTATGCCTATACGCACCTCAAGCGGGTATTCCCGTCCGACGACTCGCGACATCAGGTCGTGACGATCGACCTGACGAAACTGCTGACGTGCGCCGACCGCGACACCACCGACTATGTGCTGCCGTCGGTCCAGTACTGGGCTCCCGGAAAAGCCGCGGGTATTCGCGAATTCCTCGATCCGGACCAGGACAAGATTCCGGACATGCCGTTCATCACGTTTCGCGAGACGAGAACGCGAACGCTGCTCGGCATCCCCGGCCTGTCGAAAGTCGGCGTCGCGTCATTCCGCAACGGCCAGCATCGCGCACGCTATCTTGCCTATGCAGGTGCGACGACCCTGCCCGTCGAGGTGCACGAGACGGAGGCCGATTTGCTCGTGCGATATTGCGGCGAGTAA
- a CDS encoding DUF695 domain-containing protein, with the protein MTDAWGTFPARMGDHQAFISFNHSFAEIAEGDPRTSLLSVRVPFAHPTPEGLPTGDEFADLTKIEDLLDTTITAKGGVQVGRITVDGNRDFLFYVPFDEEAAAELVDSLAEQTTYALQYAHQDDPDKEAYWQTLYPTDDDWQIMRDMRVLDALRQKGDASDVNRRVMHWAYFPDPSDAHQFADWAEAKGYPVESVAPTEDGKSAVRFSHEGTMALADITRHTIAINREVRSLGGEYDGWETSVEQAD; encoded by the coding sequence ATGACCGACGCCTGGGGAACCTTCCCTGCCAGAATGGGCGACCATCAGGCTTTCATCAGCTTCAACCACAGCTTTGCGGAAATCGCGGAAGGCGATCCGCGCACGTCGCTGCTCAGCGTGCGCGTCCCCTTCGCGCACCCGACGCCCGAAGGCCTGCCGACCGGCGACGAGTTCGCCGACCTCACGAAGATCGAGGATCTGCTGGACACCACGATCACCGCGAAAGGCGGCGTGCAGGTCGGCCGCATCACCGTCGACGGCAACCGGGATTTCCTTTTCTACGTGCCGTTCGACGAAGAGGCGGCGGCGGAGCTCGTCGACTCGCTGGCCGAACAGACAACCTACGCGCTGCAGTACGCACACCAGGACGATCCGGACAAGGAAGCATACTGGCAGACCCTTTACCCGACCGACGACGACTGGCAGATCATGCGCGACATGCGCGTGCTGGATGCGCTGCGGCAGAAAGGCGACGCCAGCGACGTGAACCGGCGCGTGATGCACTGGGCGTACTTCCCGGACCCGAGCGACGCGCACCAGTTCGCGGACTGGGCCGAAGCGAAAGGTTATCCGGTCGAATCGGTCGCGCCGACGGAAGACGGCAAGTCGGCCGTGCGGTTTTCGCACGAAGGCACGATGGCGCTGGCCGACATCACGCGCCACACGATCGCGATCAATCGCGAGGTGCGTTCGCTCGGAGGGGAGTACGACGGATGGGAAACCAGCGTCGAACAGGCTGATTGA
- a CDS encoding phosphatidylserine/phosphatidylglycerophosphate/cardiolipin synthase, translating into MSMFAVNGVRIDPLSARVTHVRWAAVNPADRSWAAAPSEAPVAEVARALASGNDVRAIFSASDATAIGPRLKRVLYRDASEGIELDIDATSESRTLRDLPQI; encoded by the coding sequence ATGTCGATGTTTGCGGTGAATGGTGTTCGAATCGATCCGCTCAGCGCGCGCGTGACGCACGTGCGCTGGGCGGCCGTGAATCCGGCCGACCGGTCGTGGGCGGCGGCACCGAGCGAGGCGCCGGTGGCGGAAGTGGCGCGCGCACTCGCGTCCGGCAACGATGTCCGCGCGATCTTCTCGGCATCGGATGCCACCGCGATCGGGCCCAGGCTGAAACGCGTGCTGTATCGCGATGCGTCTGAAGGCATCGAACTCGACATCGATGCGACGAGCGAGTCGCGCACGTTGCGGGATCTTCCGCAGATCTGA
- a CDS encoding aspartyl-tRNA synthetase has translation MNDERETNDSDLHVDPVAGTVIGPLPVTLAVDSRSLKRRAIACAVLAAASLCGYAAAPTLWPVAALAVLLALAGVAFFVSSRREMALHVDETGFRLIGSAREKPVTQWRDVTEFRIIRVAGNRYIGYQFSAHSSRTKMPGGVMLPIARFADLPLDAVAGLLEACRRQFGGQDDRADRTG, from the coding sequence ATGAACGACGAACGCGAAACGAACGATTCCGACCTGCACGTCGATCCCGTCGCGGGAACGGTCATCGGCCCATTGCCGGTAACGCTGGCGGTCGACAGCCGGAGCCTGAAAAGAAGGGCAATCGCGTGCGCGGTGCTGGCCGCGGCGAGCCTGTGCGGTTATGCGGCCGCCCCGACGCTCTGGCCGGTCGCGGCGCTGGCCGTGCTGCTGGCGCTGGCGGGTGTCGCCTTCTTCGTCTCGTCGCGACGCGAGATGGCGCTGCATGTCGACGAAACGGGTTTCAGGCTGATCGGCTCCGCACGCGAAAAACCCGTCACGCAATGGCGCGACGTCACCGAGTTCCGGATCATCCGCGTCGCCGGAAATCGTTACATCGGCTACCAGTTCTCGGCGCATTCGTCGCGCACCAAGATGCCGGGCGGCGTGATGCTGCCGATCGCCCGGTTTGCCGATCTTCCGCTCGACGCGGTGGCCGGGTTGCTGGAAGCATGCCGCCGGCAGTTCGGCGGGCAGGACGACCGGGCCGACCGAACGGGCTGA
- a CDS encoding VOC family protein produces the protein MATSVKPIPEGMRTLTPHLICAGAVAAIDFYKRAFDASEQFRLPMPDGRLAHACLAIGDSTLMLVDEMPEHGALGPKALKGTAVCLHLYVPDTDAAIAKAVAAGATVTIPAADMFWGDRYGQVEDPFGHRWSLATHQRDLTPEQIAEAMASAPPCGS, from the coding sequence ATGGCCACGTCCGTCAAACCGATCCCGGAAGGGATGCGCACGCTGACGCCGCACCTGATCTGCGCCGGCGCGGTAGCAGCCATCGACTTCTACAAGCGCGCATTCGATGCGAGCGAGCAGTTTCGCCTGCCGATGCCTGACGGCAGGCTCGCGCACGCGTGCCTCGCGATTGGGGATTCGACACTGATGCTGGTGGATGAAATGCCCGAGCACGGCGCGCTCGGGCCGAAGGCGCTGAAAGGCACTGCCGTCTGCCTGCACCTGTACGTGCCGGATACCGATGCGGCGATCGCGAAGGCTGTCGCGGCCGGCGCGACGGTGACGATTCCGGCCGCCGACATGTTCTGGGGCGATCGCTATGGACAGGTCGAGGATCCGTTCGGGCATCGCTGGTCGCTCGCGACGCATCAGCGCGACCTGACGCCCGAGCAGATCGCGGAGGCGATGGCCAGCGCACCGCCGTGCGGAAGCTGA
- a CDS encoding diguanylate cyclase domain-containing protein, giving the protein MQPADVAEPVERVAEALALRNMADARGYAIRFSVGNVACDPAHHRTVADLHASADHRMYEHKQRGTTAGA; this is encoded by the coding sequence ATGCAACCGGCCGACGTCGCCGAGCCGGTCGAACGCGTGGCGGAAGCGCTTGCGTTGCGCAATATGGCCGACGCGCGCGGCTACGCGATCCGGTTCAGCGTCGGGAACGTCGCCTGCGATCCCGCGCACCATCGCACGGTGGCCGACCTGCACGCATCGGCCGACCACCGGATGTACGAGCACAAGCAGCGCGGCACGACGGCCGGCGCCTGA